From Penicillium digitatum chromosome 5, complete sequence, one genomic window encodes:
- a CDS encoding Alpha-L-fucosidase, whose translation MSELWYQQPAEDWNSALPVGNGRLGAMVYGRTDTEMLQLNEDSVWYGGPQDRNPQDALEYLPRLREAIRAENHAEAEKIAKLAFFANPISQRNYEPLGNLFLDLGHNPSQVTGYRRSLDLARATAHVRYEYQGICFEREVLASNPDDVLAIRLHSSSKAEFVVRLTRMSDVEFETNEWLDDISASGNSITMHVTPGGKNSSRVCCVVSVRCDGADGTITKIGKNLVVNSTDTLLVIAAQTTFRHEDIDQRTKQDAEIALGLSLKDLRTRHTADYQSLYDRMELQLGPGSPEIPTDQRLKSSRDPGLIALYHNYSRYLLISCSRDGHKSLPANLQGIWNPSFHPAWGSRFTTNINLQMNYWSANVCNLSECEFPLFDLLERMVEPGKTTAQIMYGCRGWTAHSNTDIWADTAPVDRWMPASIWPLGGAWLCYHIWDHFQYTCDEVFLRRMFPTLRGCVEFLLDFLIVDANGAYLITSPSASPENSFYDHKGQKGVLCEGSTIDIQIIDAILGAFQSCTKKLDLQDALLPAVYATKSRLPPLKISPAGYLQEWAIDYAEVEPGHRHTSHLWALHPGNAITPAKTPQLAGACGEVLRRRAEHGGGHTGWSRAWLLNLHARLLEAEECSKHLDSLLSRSTLSNLLDSHPPFQIDGNFGGGAGIIEMLVQSHEPGVIRILPACPRDWTGSIRGVRARGGFELEFDFENGRVVGGVTIFSERGETTVVHFNESHVEIIGGGQHKIE comes from the coding sequence ATGTCGGAATTATGGTACCAACAACCTGCGGAGGACTGGAATTCAGCTCTGCCAGTCGGGAATGGGCGCCTAGGAGCCATGGTGTACGGACGCACCGATACAGAAATGCTACAGCTCAATGAGGATTCAGTTTGGTATGGAGGACCACAAGATCGCAATCCGCAAGACGCGCTCGAGTATCTGCCACGCCTGAGAGAAGCTATACGGGCGGAAAATCATGCTGAAGCTGAGAAGATCGCCAAGCTGGCGTTTTTCGCTAATCCGATCAGCCAGCGGAACTATGAGCCGCTCGGAAATCTGTTCTTGGATTTGGGACATAATCCCAGTCAGGTCACAGGCTATCGGCGTTCTTTGGATCTCGCACGTGCTACAGCGCATGTTCGCTATGAGTACCAAGGTATTTGCTTCGAACGTGAAGTCCTGGCCAGTAACCCGGATGATGTACTTGCGATCAGATTGCACTCCTCGAGCAAGGCCGAGTTTGTTGTTCGCTTGACACGCATGAGTGACGTGGAATTTGAAACAAATGAATGGCTTGACGATATCAGTGCATCCGGCAACTCCATTACCATGCATGTTACACCTGGGGGCAAGAACAGTAGTCGAGTGTGCTGTGTCGTGTCAGTTCGATGCGACGGTGCTGATGGTACAATCACCAAAATTGGAAAGAATCTGGTGGTGAACTCCACTGACACACTGCTTGTTATCGCGGCTCAAACTACATTTCGACACGAAGACATCGATCAACGAACCAAGCAAGATGCAGAAATTGCTTTGGGCCTCTCTCTGAAAGACCTCCGCACCCGTCACACTGCGGACTACCAGTCCCTCTACGACCGAATGGAATTGCAACTTGGGCCAGGCTCTCCTGAAATCCCAACTGACCAACGTCTCAAGTCTTCTCGTGATCCGGGGCTCATCGCATTATACCACAACTACAGTCGTTATCTTCTGATATCATGCAGCCGGGATGGACACAAATCACTTCCTGCAAACCTCCAGGGTATCTGGAACCCATCTTTCCATCCGGCATGGGGCTCCAGATTTACCACCAATATCAATCTTCAAATGAACTACTGGTCTGCAAATGTGTGTAACCTGTCCGAATGCGAATTTCCTCTCTTTGATTTACTTGAGCGCATGGTTGAACCTGGCAAAACAACAGCTCAGATCATGTACGGATGCCGGGGATGGACGGCCCATTCCAACACTGACATCTGGGCGGATACAGCCCCCGTTGATCGATGGATGCCAGCAAGTATCTGGCCTTTAGGTGGTGCATGGCTCTGCTATCACATTTGGGATCATTTTCAGTATACCTGCGATGAAGTGTTTCTTCGTCGAATGTTCCCCACCCTGCGGGGGTGCGTGGAGTTCCTCCTCGACTTCCTGATTGTCGACGCCAATGGTGCATATCTTATCACCAGTCCGTCTGCTTCTCCAGAAAACTCGTTCTACGATCACAAGGGACAGAAGGGTGTACTGTGTGAAGGATCAACGATCGACATCCAAATCATTGATGCTATTTTGGGCGCGTTTCAATCCTGTACAAAGAAACTTGATCTCCAGGATGCCCTGCTTCCAGCAGTCTACGCTACAAAGTCCCGTCTCCCACCATTGAAGATTTCCCCGGCTGGTTATCTACAGGAATGGGCCATCGACTACGCCGAGGTCGAACCCGGGCACCGTCACACGTCCCATCTGTGGGCCCTGCACCCCGGAAATGCAATCACGCCGGCAAAAACACCCCAGCTGGCAGGCGCGTGCGGAGAAGTTCTTCGTCGACGCGCCGAACATGGTGGTGGTCATACTGGCTGGAGTCGTGCGTGGCTGCTTAACTTACACGCACGGTTACTTGAAGCCGAGGAATGCAGCAAGCATTTAGACTCGCTTTTGTCCCGCTCTACCTTGTCCAATCTACTAGATAGCCACCCTCCTTTCCAGATCGATGGTAACTTTGGTGGTGGGGCGGGCATCATCGAAATGCTGGTCCAATCCCATGAGCCCGGGGTAATTCGCATCCttccagcatgtccgagGGATTGGACTGGATCCATTCGAGGCGTGCGGGCACGAGGTGGGTTTGAGCTGGAATTTGATTTCGAAAATGGCCGTGTTGTAGGTGGAGTGACTATCTTTTCGGAGCGTGGAGAGACTACGGTTGTTCACTTCAACGAGTCACATGTAGAGATTATTGGTGGCGGTCAGCATAAGATTGAGTAG
- a CDS encoding Beta-glucosidase, putative has protein sequence MDLNSVQDLKDVLRPDFFHGYATAAAQIEGAWNKDGKGISIWDTFCHTPGKIADGSTADDAVRAYDYYREDVGLMNSYGVNAYRFSLSWPRIIPLGGHDDPVNEQGIKFYSDLIDELLRHGITPFITLFHWDIPQALEDRYGGMLNQDAYTPDFVRYARICFERFGDRVKHWITYNEPGVYTLAGYAAGVHAPGRSSFRERSAEGDSSTEPFIVAHTELVSHAHAVRLYREEFQPRQKGTIGITLHGNWSEAWDEEDPRDQEAAERAREFEIAWFADPLYKTGDYPASMRAQLGDRLPRFTEEESKLVFGSSDFYGMNSYTTFFVKHTTSAPDINDHKGNVEILDENKQGVSRGEESDTPWLRAAPWGFRKLLNWIYKRYQMPIYVTENGTTAKGETAPTPEVLNDEFRIKFFEGYVGNALARAVKEDGVDVRSYFAWTFTDNWEWAAGYADRFGSTFIDFESEEKTRYPKQSACYLDRLFQHLIKDAN, from the exons ATGGATTTGAACTCCGTGCAAGACCTCAAAGATGTGCTTCGACCTGACTTCTTCCATGGCTACGCCACCGCAGCAGCCCAAATAGAAGGCGCCTGGAACAAGGACGGCAAGGGCATATCGATCTGGGATACATTCTGCCACACGCCGGGCAAAATCGCCGATGGAAGCACAGCCGATGACGCCGTCCGAGCTTACGATTACTACCGCGAAGATGTGGGACTCATGAACTCCTACGGCGTAAACGCCTACcgcttctctctctcctggCCCCGCATCATCCCCCTCGGCGGTCACGACGACCCCGTCAACGAGCAAGGAATCAAATTCTACTCCGATCTCATCGACGAACTCCTCCGCCATGGAATCACCCCCTTCATCACCCTCTTCCACTGGGATATCCCCCAGGCCCTGGAAGATCGGTACGGAGGTATGTTGAACCAGGATGCCTACACGCCGGACTTTGTGCGCTACGCCCGCATCTGCTTCGAGCGCTTCGGCGACCGCGTCAAGCACTGGATTACATACAACGAGCCGGGGGTTTATACCCTCGCTGGGTATGCAGCGGGCGTGCACGCGCCCGGCAGATCGTCCTTCCGTGAGCGTAGTGCCGAGGGCGATTCATCTACCGAGCCGTTCATCGTCGCGCACACCGAGCTCGTCTCGCACGCTCATGCTGTGCGCTTGTACCGGGAGGAATTCCAGCCCCGGCAAAAGGGAACTATTGGTATCACACTACATGGAAACTGGTCCGAGGCGTGGGATGAAGAGGACCCGCGCGACCAGGAGGCTGCGGAGCGTGCGCGCGAATTTGAGATCGCTTGGTTTGCGGATCCGTTGTACAAGACGGGTGATTATCCTGCGTCAATGCGGGCGCAGCTCGGTGACCGGTTACCGAGGTTCACGGAAGAGGAATCGAAGCTTGTGTTTGGGAGTTCGGATTTCTACGGTATGAATAGCTACACGACTTTCTTCGTGAAGCACACAACTTCTGCACCTGATATCAATGATCATAAGGGAAATGTGGAGATCCTCGATGAGAATAAGCAAGGTGTGTCTCGGGGGGAGGAAAGTGATACTCCGTGGTTGCGGGCTGCGCCCTGGGGATTCAGGAAGCTGTTGAACTGGATCTATAAGCGATACCAGATGCCAATTTATGTTACGGAAAACGGTACTACTGCGAAGGGTGAAACGGCTCCCACGCCTGAGGTTCTTAATGATGAGTTCCGCATCAAGTTCTTTGAGGGCTATGTTGGTAATGCGCTGGCGCGGGCTGTGAAGGAAGACGGGGTTGATGTCCGATCTTACTTCGCTTGGACATTTACCGATAACTGGG AATGGGCTGCTGGCTATGCGGATCGCTTCGGTTCCACATTTATCGACTTTGAGTCCGAAGAAAAGACTCGGTATCCCAAGCAATCTGCCTGTTACTTGGATAGGTTGTTCCAGCATTTAATTAAAGACGCTAATTAG
- a CDS encoding Peptidase C45, acyl-coenzyme A:6-aminopenicillanic acid acyl-transferase: MSTRACHGTYEEERRYFMTTLHAQIDILQDNYRGGRQMVINSLSLLLLRVEGLRMSGQAHFTHDNPSWTDKCNKLQERMQCFRDTLVKDRSSTYRVAADIQNMMLFLNFCVAADIQYRILPDRGDRSGAPSPEPRC; encoded by the coding sequence ATGTCGACACGCGCTTGCCACGGTACGTACGAAGAGGAGCGTCGCTACTTCATGACCACCTTACACGCTCAGATTGACATTCTCCAGGACAATTACAGGGGTGGCCGACAGATGGTGATCAATTCTCTAagtcttcttcttttgcgCGTTGAGGGCCTGAGGATGTCTGGACAGGCTCATTTTACCCATGACAACCCTAGTTGGACCGATAAGTGTAACAAGCTCCAGGAACGGATGCAATGTTTCAGAGATACTCTAGTCAAGGATCGGAGCAGCACCTACAGAGTCGCTGCCGATATCCAGAATATGATGCTCTTTTTGAACTTTTGTGTCGCCGCGGATATTCAGTACAGGATTTTACCCGATCGCGGTGACCGAAGTGGTGCCCCATCGCCTGAGCCTCGGTGTTAA
- a CDS encoding Cytochrome b561, putative yields the protein MASTTGIPQPPATIVSREDEPLLGRPGDVTQNPNESFYRNLFTGTASVAQAGIWILAALVWQGVLSLPLSLFTPHPLLGSSALLLQVQAALILQPTTTPQQKRIGTRIHYVLQLLSVVLFVSAFVIIELNKGSHPHFVSPHGLLGLVTYIAIVLQAVVGVIQFSLPVTILGSVDAGKRIYKYHRWSGYVLLLLEMATVVAATQTTYNVTAIHIPLWGVLVSVVLILAGVGARIKTHKLGL from the exons ATGGCTTCGACAACCGGAATTCCTCAACCCCCCGCGACAATTGTCTCGCGAGAAGACGAGCCTCTATTGGGCCGTCCAGGCGATGTCACACAAAATCCCAACGAGAGCTTTTATCGGAACCTCTTCACAG GAACCGCAAGTGTCGCGCAAGCAGGAATTTGGATA TTAGCGGCGTTGGTCTGGCAAGGCGTCTTATCCCTACCCCTCTCGTTGTTCACCCCGCATCCA TTGCTCGGAAGttctgctcttcttcttcaagtccAAGCAGCTCTAATCTTACAACCAACGACCACCCCACAACAGAAGCGTATCGGTACACGCATCCACTACGTCTTGCAACTGCTCAGCGTGGTCCTCTTTGTATCGGCCTTTGTTATAATCGAACTTAACAAGGGTTCCCATCCCCACTTTGTTTCCCCCCACGGTCTTCTGGGCTTGGTCACGTACATCGCCATTGTACTGCAAGCCGTGGTCGGTGTCATCCAGTTCTCGTTGCCGGTCACGATTCTCGGCAGTGTCGACGCTGGGAAGCGCATTTACAAGTATCATCGCTGGAGCGGATATGTTTTGTTACTGCTGGAGATGGCGACTGTCGTGGCGGCGACGCAGACCACCTACAACGTGACGGCGATACATATTCCGCTATGGGGTGTCCTTGTCTCCGTCGTTTTGattctcgcgggcgtgggtGCGAGAATTAAGACACACAAGTTGGGGTTGTGA